One Phaseolus vulgaris cultivar G19833 chromosome 4, P. vulgaris v2.0, whole genome shotgun sequence DNA window includes the following coding sequences:
- the LOC137837567 gene encoding uncharacterized protein PAM68-like, with translation METLICATNSSLILSKHSPCRPNFPASYPTQKLNHPFSTLKPCASAKGFSSTPPPVGRDNNERPIRKKNNDDDDELPRPVIYRIIRRILFSVGVPMGLGLIFLHIFGVLRENQVYDAPRWLAFITAFLTFGASSVGIAYGALSASMEEKDGSFLGVEQIQKNWVDMWQEEEAAK, from the coding sequence ATGGAAACTCTGATTTGTGCAACAAACTCATCTCTTATTCTCTCAAAACATTCTCCATGCAGACCAAACTTCCCAGCTTCTTACCCTACACAAAAGCTCAACCACCCCTTCAGCACATTAAAGCCTTGTGCTAGTGCCAAAGGCTTTTCTTCCACTCCTCCACCTGTTGGAAGAGATAACAATGAGAGGCCTATTAGGAAGAAAaacaatgatgatgatgatgagctTCCCAGACCAGTTATTTACAGGATAATACGTAGGATCTTGTTCTCTGTGGGGGTGCCAATGGGGTTGGGGTTGATCTTCTTGCACATTTTTGGGGTGCTTAGGGAAAACCAAGTGTATGATGCACCACGGTGGTTAGCCTTTATCACTGCATTCTTGACTTTTGGAGCTTCCTCTGTTGGGATTGCATATGGGGCACTCTCCGCAAGTATGGAAGAAAAGGATGGTTCTTTTCTTGGGGTGGAACAGATTCAGAAAAATTGGGTAGATATGTGGCAGGAAGAAGAGGCTGCAAAGTAG